The genomic region CGTTCTATGTTTTATATGGAATATGTTcacatcatatatatatcaaaaagtTCGCGTAAGTACGAATAAGATTTATTTGtgggtgtatatatatgtatatatgcaaattttCGTGTTAATTCGTATGTGTTTATTTATGCCTGTTTGTTTGTGGgcttatgtgtatatatgcttacgaatatgtgtgtatttgaataaataattaaaatgttttcatTCGGAAACTATATCCATTGTTCTTTGTCTTTATCTCATTTCCAGTTTCCAACTTTTCATTTTGCATTTCTTATTTcctactttttctttttttttggtactttaattatatacatgcatatatatatatatatatatatatatatatatatatatatatatgtaacctTTTAACAACAACTAACTTATGTTAGTTCTAAAAAATTGCACATTAAAACTGCTTTCAACGAGGGAGGATATATTCATCTTTTTTGGTGGacccacatatatatacatttatttaccCAATTTAAGCTTTTATTTAATCACACCCATTTACTTATCTTTTTCCGTAATGAGTACATGGAAACGACACTAAACGGTACCTAagggaaatttttttttgcatatatacgtTATGAAATATCATAAGACTGGattgaaatattaattattgcACCCGTAGCTGACAATTGGACTATTCTGTTTAGCATAACTGCTCGTAATATACGTGTCATATGTGCACAAacatacgtatgtacatataaacatttatatgtacgtatacacATACCTGTACTTATTTTCACAAAACTAATAATAATCAAGTTAGCACATATTGGGATAAATTGCCTAACAGTCCATCGGatttattcaaattttttaaacataaaaaatctAAGTCAGTCatggaaaataattttaattgtttttttttttttttttttttttttttgtttctttagTGTTTCTGTTTTATAATTCTTCTTCATTTGGAATGAAAAGAATGAACaccattaaaaaaataaaataaaaaataaaaaaaaaaaaataaaataaaaaataaaaaataaaataaaaaataaaaaataaaaaataaaataaaaaaaaaaaaaaaaaaataaaaaaaaaaaaaaaaaaataaaaataaaaataaaaaataaaaaataaaaaataaatgaatgtataacacatactatatattatataacatgtGTAAGAACAGGAAAAGATGTCAGAAAGGAGCTTTAactatctcttttttttttttgaaaaaacagGGTAacaaacataaaattaagtaaTGTGCGTGTGAATGTGTGAGTGTGTATGTCTATTTCTATGTCTATGTGTACGTGTGTATGTActtcatatttatgtaacTCCTTATGTGTAAGAAAAACGTGGGGCCCTTGAATCCTTAGGACTGAACATAAACCCAGGAGTTCGTGTGATGTTTCCATTGCACTAATTCATCTGCTTTAAAccatatattaatttctcTGTTAGCTGATGCAACTGAGTCACTACCGTGAATTGCATTCCTACTTACTTCTAAGCAGTAATCTCCTCGAATACTTCCTGTGTTACTGTTTAATGGGTTCGTTTCACCTATCATTTTTCTACCTTGCTTTACAATTTCCATTCCCTCCCAAACCATAGCTACAACAGGTCCCTTACTCATATAATCTACTaaggtattaaaaaaaggctTGTCAGACAACTCCTTATAATGTTCCTTTAGTATTTCCTTTGTTGgatttaacatttttaaagcTATCAATTTATACCCCTTTCTTTCAAAACGCTTTATTATTACACCAACTAATCCTCTCTGTACACCGTCAGGTTTAACCATAATAAAACTCTTTTCCATCTTTATACACTATATCTTACAAATTACATGAATATGTTTTATGTGAAAGAACATCTATATTGTTAATCTGCTTCTACAAAAAGGTCAAGCGGTAAAATTATCGGGGGTCGGGAAGGAAAAAAGCAACGAGTAGCAggaaacaataataatataaaataaataaataaataaatatatatatatatatatatatttgtgtacactttaaaaaataagaggCATGAAGAAAAAGTGGGGAACAGtgggaaaaaaggaaaaattcaaaatgtaaataaatatttaaataaataagtaaataaattaattaatgaaaaaaacaaaaaaaaaaaatatccaaAATAACGAAAATGGCCAAAATGGCTAATATAGCAAAAGTAgctaaaataacaaaatgtgaaacgaaaaaatatttgaaaaagcttttttaataaatattcttttaaaggTATGTTCtcatttaaatttacttCTCATGTTTGCAAAAATACGTTTCAACCGCCCATGCAGAGAGCACAATTATGCTTGTATTCGTACATTCTTTTATAATGcagtttatttttatttttattttatttttttttttccttttatattatttttttatattttattttttttttttttttttttctctttttttttttttttaaatttttacacTGTACCTTTTTTcgttaaaaaagaaagtacTCATGTGATTTGATATTCTACACGGAtcttgttttttccttttatttgaTAGTAAGCCTACATTTTAATAGCGCATATTTTTGGACTTAAAGAGGAAAAGTGGAGAACAGAGGAGTACACGAGTTTAAAGAAGCAGGAATATAAATAAGCGTATGAatgcgtgtatatatatatatatatatagagagagagagagagagagagCGAGCGAGGAAAACTTTCATTTTGACAAGACATACTTTTTATTGTGCATACTTTAATAtaaacttttctttttcttttttttgttgtttatctatttttacCTAGCTAAATATTGGGTTGTAATAGGAATCGATGCTTGTCTGTTGATCGTTGTTGTCTTATCTTATTAACTTATGTGTTTACCTGTCGTTTGTTCATATGTCTACCaatcatttatatatctagcacatattttttattttatattttttatgtttttcgttctacgttttttatattttataattattcttattttttattttttgttttttattttttattttttattttttattttttattttttattttttttttttattttttatcttatattttttattttatattttttattttatatattttatatttttcattttttgtgtttACTCGTTGATACAATACACCTCATTAAAACAGGGCTATTTAAAACCTTCGGGtagcatatgtatatttatgttagaCATATTTAGCGTTTACCTTTGGCACTTTTAAGATGCTCATCAGGGAACTTGTAGGAATATGTAGAATTACAGTTTTCTCATATTTTTCCTACCattttaagaattttattctctgtgtttattttattttgcttaattTTAAAGACTCTACacatcatacatatatattatatgggtatatgtatgtgtacatatatgtatatatttgtgtatacatgtatatatatgggcatatgtacacatgcatgtatatatatatatatatatatatggtttATTTCGTTACAGGAAATATAGAGATAATCATGCGCATAATTCTGCTATTATGTTATAtcccctttttttaattcattatttcaATGATGAGCATATATACGTGTAAAATGTACATTTAGCGAAAGACGAGCTgattataaattttgttttacagTTTGAAGTACCTATTCAATAAGacattttattcatttatcctttgttcgtttgttgacttatttgattatttaattaggtaactatataataatttaattatttaattttttttttttgtttgttttcttcttttttacgTAGACATTGATATTTATATGGGAACACATAACATATTAAGTACTTAACCAAACCAATCATGTTAACCACACCAACCATAGACGTGTATGCagtgcatatatttatgtcaTATTATGTACACATGAAATTATGCAcgtgtacatgtatgtataaccGATTAGTCCTATTTTCCCCCTAGTGCTTgcctatttttattagtacACTTTTCATCGACGTTTAAGATAATTTTTCGCTTCATGCGTCACTACCTTTATttatgacaaaaaaaatatgttcaaCTTTTGAAACGAGACTACTCATTGTTATGTGGTAAAATCTGTTCATTacaagatgaaaaaaaaaaaaaaaaaaaagaaaagaaaagaaaagaaaagaaaagaaaagatatgaaatgaaaagaaaagaaaagaaataaaatgaaataaaattaaatgaaattaaatgaaataaaatgaaatgaaatgaaataaaatgaaatgaaataaaataaaattaaattaaattaaataaaattaactttTGAACAATCTAACATGATATGTATATTTCTTCAAGTACATACGCTTATTTTCGATAAGAAAAGTGTACacttttctttcatttatattattttatattcttatatttttacatttttatatttttacatttttatgtattacatttttatgtattacatttttatgtattacatttttatgtattacatttataatatatttcatagaTATAAGCTACTATTACAAAACATATGAATTGCATTGCAAAATATAACGTGAAACCGTCCCTCAACAATTAGCAGTTAAGCACTTTATTCTTTGAagcatacaaatatacatacaaataaatatacaaatatacatacatacaaataaatatacaaatatacatacatacaaataaatatacaaatatacatacatacaaataaatatacaaatatacatacatataataatatacaaatatacatacaaataaatatacaaatatacatacaatatacaaataatacaaatatacaaatacatacataaataaatatacaaatatacatacaaataaatatacaaatatacatacaaataaatatacaaatatacatacaaataaatatacaaatatacatacatataaataaatatacaaatatacatacaaataaatatacaaatatacatacatacaaataaatatacaaatatacatggGAGGGCTTCGTGCCCCCCATTTGCTAGTAGTATAAAACTAATATTCCCAGTGAACAGATGAAAACATTGCTTTAATAAGAATGTAAAATTtgcacacaaaaaaaaaagaaatttcgTTCATTTCAATATTCATGTGTCGGCTCACAagaacatgtatatatatatatgtatttatgcatatatattttttttttcttacacCTTGTTAGAATGTTTCATTAATTTCGCTGTTTCCCTGTGTATAAGAACAATTTTTAGTCTTTAaagttcatatataaaaaaaaaaatactgaataaattatatacatacttacgTTCTGTGCacattttttaacataatatcgtcataattatttgcataaaattataagagCGTAAGAAGCACATGTTCCCAGTTTTgcagtttttatattttttagcttctttatattttcgaacgtttttatgttttttagcttttagttttttcaacctttttagttttttaacctttttatagtttttaactttttatagttttttaactttttatagttttttaactttttatagttttttaacctttttatagttttttaattttttatagttttttaactttttatagttttttaacctttttatagttttttaacctttttataatttttcatcctttttagttttttcgaccgttttatattttctagcctttttagtttttcaaatctttttagattttttaccctttttagtttttttactctttttagtttttttacCCTTTTTAGTTTTTCTACCCTTTTTAGTTTTCCTTCCCTTTTTAGTTTTCCTTCCCTTTTTAGTTTTCCTTCCCTTTTTAGTTTTCCTTCCCTTTTTAGTTTTCCTTCCCTTTTTAGTTTTCCTTCCCTTTTTAGTTTTCCATCCCTTTTTAGTTTTCCTTCCCTTTTTAGTTTTCCTTCCCTTTTTAGAATTATTTGATGAACACACATTTTGACATTTTTAAGTGCATTTTGTTAGTTTAGAGATGCATTAACCAAAACGAGTTATACTTATAGCCATATAATTATGATTGATAACAAACCCCTTCATTAAACTGTTACGAGTTCAAGCGAGTAGTACAAAAACTGCACTGTTGCCTCTACCAAAACAGTAATACAATTTAagtgtgtatatacatacatgtacttGCATACGTActagtacatacatacgtacgtgGAAGCACACTTACCCACTTGAATGCATACATGCGTGAAATTGCCAAAATGAACGATATTTCGTTAGAGCAAATAACGTTGCAGCTTGATTTCCTGAAGGGACTAGACTTGTTTTGCATTTTCAAGTTCATCATAACAAATgatattgaaatatatagGGAGGAGtcatataacattttaataaatattatcaattcgtataaaattattaatatagaGGAGtcaaatcatatattttcagataaccaaaaaatatatgagaaATACTTTTACAACTATAGAAAAGGGCCATCAAAAAAGAGGGGTGTTTCGATCCCACGCATTGGAAGCAGCAACAGCTGTAGTGGCAGCAATGGTAGCACCAGTGGAAGCAGCATTACTACTAAGGGAAAAAACATAAGTAGCAATGATAACATCATCAACAGCAGTGGAAGCAGTGCAACCACTCCATGTTCAAATCAGTACAATGCTCAGGCCATCCAGAGGAGTAAGACGAAAGTGAAGTCAAGTAAAGATGTGAAAAATGCAAAGATACAGGATATTTACATGAACGACTCCCtgttttctaaaaatatgtacaacaaaaaattgtttgaattttttaaatttcctAAGAGTAAGAAAGTAGCTGAGTATGTAAATATGGTTTGCGTCAATAGGTTGATAAAAGAACCATTAAATATGAACTTAAGTTTTGtaaaatttgataaaaaaaaaaaaaaaagaaaaaaaagaaggagaagaggtaataaaaataactcaagagaattatatataaaaaataaatgcaaataTAATAGTGACTCAGGTATTGTAAACAAAAAGATGAAAAGTACATGTAGTTGTTGTTATGAGActaaagaaaattataaagagttatcaaaaaattttaaaaaattatttaatgaaacaGATATTTCTGTTTCGGATTCATCTGAGATATTAtctacattaaaaatatcctTTGCTAAAACTCATGAAAATAATTACCTAGATATGAATTGTAGTAATTCAGATGATGACTCTGCTTATGATTATGATTATTACAGTGAAACGACAACTATGCAAGAAAATCAAAAGGAACAAAAGAACGTTAAACTTCAGAATAAATTTCTATCACTCAAGTTATCCATGTACAACTCCAGCCTACTCAAAAATAGAGGGGAACACGGGGATGAAaacgaaaatgaaaatgaaaatgggAACAATAATGGGTTCGGAATCAAGAGTATAATAAATGAGGACGACACTAATCGAAGCAACAACATTCGAAACTGTGACACCTACGTGAGCAAATTCTACGACGAGACAAATCTTTGCTTTAAGCATTACTATGATATTCACAATATTCTTAATAGGGATCCTAATGGattaaggaaaataaaaattatgttaaaaaaagatattggTACAATAAGCATATccccattttttattaattttgattGTACCAGaatattcaaaaatgttTGTAAAGCTTTTAACTTGAGCAAATATGATTACAAAAAACAAAGCATACatcaaataattaatttatgcTTTAACACAGAAAATTCGTTAGCTATATTGAAAAACATTTTCCTAGATGATTTATACAAACAACAAAAAGTATATGTCAATGAACtgaataacaaaaaaaattatagaaaaaaagaacataatataaggaaaaaaaatacagaaagtgtattagatatattggatgatgaaaaaagaattaatgtcttatattttattaaccgatttttatattcacaaAAAACGCCCTTATCGAATTTGTTTAGAGATTACACACTTAGTTTGCACAGTCAGAAAAATGTGTATAACAGGGTGTGCAGCAATATGTGTAGTGGTACACGTGATGATATGCATGATGTATGTAATAACCCGCTTGACAATCAGAGTGAAGACCCCCCTTTTGACGAATTAACCATTGACTACTTAATCTTCTTAAtgatttttgaaaaaaaaatagatcaaaaattttataaatttcttattcgaaaaattaataagtgcaaaataaacattacaaaaaatattagtaacAAAAATGACAGCAGTTCGGATTTCCGTCCGAACATTGACTATGATCTTGAAAAGGAAACAGAGCAAAATATAGCGACTGCCATATTGAACGTACACAATAGTTATAAAAGAGAGTCAAACGATAATAGTCTTTCCACGGTTACTAGAAATTCTCGTGAACAGTCAAGAAAGGGAAATACAAAGGAGTGTGAAATAATTGGCGATCATACGAGGctacatattaataatggCACCGAAAATAATGTAGACATTTTGATTGACCTGAACAGTTTAGGAGATATGTCAAATATGACAAATATGACAAATAAGTCAAATATGACGAATATGGAAAATATggtaaatataacaaatttgACAGATATAACAGATGTAACAGATGTAACAGATACGACAAATATGACACATATAACAGGTATGTCCAATATAACAGGTATGTCCAATATAACAGGTATGTCCAATATAGTAGGTATGTCCAGTATGGGAGATGTGCGCAGTGTATGCAGTGTGGACAGCGCGAGCTGTGTAAGCAACCCCGACAGCTTGCCGAGTTCCTACAACTTGACCAAGGTAAGGATTGTAAATAACTCTAAAGAACAAAGCACTGGTATACCGGCTAACGACGAAGTTTCGCCAGTAACATTGACAAAAGAAAGCAATTTTTGCAATGGGGAAGAGAAGCTATCGAAATTATTGATCACTGAAAATACAgcaaatgaaaagaaaaaaaaaaaaaaagaaaaaagttttGTTAATAAAACAGAAGTGCAGTACTGTAATGAGGGTAGCGGTGGTTATGAGCTAAATTCGCAAAATGGATGCAACGTTAAAAGCGGGATTAGTAGTTGTATTAATAACGGCATACAAATCGGCATCAATAGGTGCAGTAAGGGCAGTGACCAAGCGAATGGCAGTGCATGCGGCAAAATGGATGGGGATGCGGAGGAGGAGGAGGAATATATGGACGATATAGAAGCCAAAACGAGTAtggaaaatgaaataatattactaaaatGCATTAGACCATTTCCTACAATTTACTggttaattaataaaaatatatgtggcTATATATCTCACCTAGAAaaagttaatataattaaaaatatagaaaattttataaatcgAAAAAGTGAAGATTTTAATTTGCTTagatattatttaatatatgatcATCTGAAATATATAGTAATCCGTTTAAGacatataaataagaaaattttaatatttttttataatattttcttaaatacGGACAATTTTTTAAGACAGTATACTAATAATACTAACGATGAAGAAACCCATATTATAAATAGTACATACAATAACTCCTTTGAATTAAATCccattatattaaatgtttgcttacaaaagtataatattaacTTACATGTCGTTTTAGaaataatgagaaaaattAACACATTAAGAATAAAAGGAATTGGTGGCatatcaaattttttaacattaaaatGTATGCACCTTTATTTTGCATCTCATTTGTCATACCCGAACACCATCGGGTATATCTTGGAGGAGTGTTTAAAGTCTTAACTGGACAGGGGTGGGGTTAGCTATGAGAAGTTTTGTCACCATGTAGTTATGGAGGTATATGTGCGAATGGGCTTGCATATACatgcttatttatttatatattctcttttttgaGGAAAATTCCGAAAAGTAAAAACCATATATTTCAcccattattttattcaataACTGCAACTGCACGTGAGCGCGTATACATcgggggaaaaaaaagtaaagtaTTGGGACATCATattagtacatatatatatatatatatatgtgcgtatgtatttatatataaattttttttgttttttgttttttttaactgttaagaggtaaaaaaaatatttgtacgCCTTGTAGtcatttacataaaaaatcaGAGGGGTTCGGAGGCCCCGAAAATTTGAATTTCAAATTTCACCTTTGCAATTTTTGCATAAGTATATGCTCGTGCATGAAAGAAGTACATAAACAATGTGAATCGTTAATTATGTGTACTtacaacaatttttttttttttttttttttaaatatgcaaaaaaaggtattattttattgtatactATATAGCaccacatacatatatgtatatatacataatatgtataacacTATTCATGTATAAGATTTTATTGCCTGGGCAGGCACTGCTCTTTCACCAaaatttgtacatatgtacatttgcataatttctttttgttcatccaaatttattaatcttaaattttataaaacatcAACATGATTTAGACTTAATATACATTCGCACAAACAAGAAGTAGGATTGAGGTAATTGGGCTTACGTAGACATGTACActgtttataaaataaaaaaaaaaaaaaaaagtgtttatataaacaaaGTACCCTTTTTCAATACGATAcagaaatttattattatacaacgcgataagaaaaaaa from Plasmodium malariae genome assembly, chromosome: 11 harbors:
- the NDK gene encoding nucleoside diphosphate kinase, putative yields the protein MVKPDGVQRGLVGVIIKRFERKGYKLIALKMLNPTKEILKEHYKELSDKPFFNTLVDYMSKGPVVAMVWEGMEIVKQGRKMIGETNPLNSNTGSIRGDYCLEVSRNAIHGSDSVASANREINIWFKADELVQWKHHTNSWVYVQS
- the RHOP148 gene encoding rhoptry protein RHOP148, putative, coding for MNDISLEQITLQLDFLKGLDLFCIFKFIITNDIEIYREESYNILINIINSYKIINIEESNHIFSDNQKIYEKYFYNYRKGPSKKRGVSIPRIGSSNSCSGSNGSTSGSSITTKGKNISSNDNIINSSGSSATTPCSNQYNAQAIQRSKTKVKSSKDVKNAKIQDIYMNDSLFSKNMYNKKLFEFFKFPKSKKVAEYVNMVCVNRLIKEPLNMNLSFVKFDKKKKKRKKRRRRGNKNNSRELYIKNKCKYNSDSGIVNKKMKSTCSCCYETKENYKELSKNFKKLFNETDISVSDSSEILSTLKISFAKTHENNYLDMNCSNSDDDSAYDYDYYSETTTMQENQKEQKNVKLQNKFLSLKLSMYNSSLLKNRGEHGDENENENENGNNNGFGIKSIINEDDTNRSNNIRNCDTYVSKFYDETNLCFKHYYDIHNILNRDPNGLRKIKIMLKKDIGTISISPFFINFDCTRIFKNVCKAFNLSKYDYKKQSIHQIINLCFNTENSLAILKNIFLDDLYKQQKVYVNELNNKKNYRKKEHNIRKKNTESVLDILDDEKRINVLYFINRFLYSQKTPLSNLFRDYTLSLHSQKNVYNRVCSNMCSGTRDDMHDVCNNPLDNQSEDPPFDELTIDYLIFLMIFEKKIDQKFYKFLIRKINKCKINITKNISNKNDSSSDFRPNIDYDLEKETEQNIATAILNVHNSYKRESNDNSLSTVTRNSREQSRKGNTKECEIIGDHTRLHINNGTENNVDILIDLNSLGDMSNMTNMTNKSNMTNMENMVNITNLTDITDVTDVTDTTNMTHITGMSNITGMSNITGMSNIVGMSSMGDVRSVCSVDSASCVSNPDSLPSSYNLTKVRIVNNSKEQSTGIPANDEVSPVTLTKESNFCNGEEKLSKLLITENTANEKKKKKKEKSFVNKTEVQYCNEGSGGYELNSQNGCNVKSGISSCINNGIQIGINRCSKGSDQANGSACGKMDGDAEEEEEYMDDIEAKTSMENEIILLKCIRPFPTIYWLINKNICGYISHLEKVNIIKNIENFINRKSEDFNLLRYYLIYDHLKYIVIRLRHINKKILIFFYNIFLNTDNFLRQYTNNTNDEETHIINSTYNNSFELNPIILNVCLQKYNINLHVVLEIMRKINTLRIKGIGGISNFLTLKCMHLYFASHLSYPNTIGYILEECLKS